From Streptomyces sp. NBC_01460, a single genomic window includes:
- a CDS encoding C40 family peptidase — MNRRHCASAAITLVCALALLTAPVQAMAAPIPEPTPTATAPAATGKSLEEVRDEIDTLYRKAGAATDAYNLAEEQAEKQSGEIVRLTKAIADGQARIAELKDKAGAVAREQYRTGGLPPGAQLVLSGDPNLFLDGVNQARQGQQATKGMLTELERAQEDLETYTKDASLNWEKIEATRVKQAKAKKSIDAQIEAAEKLESQLAKEEQARLLQLEKDAASTAQAAWLSSGALKDINREASPAGKKALAFATAQIGKPYVWGAEGPSSYDCSGLTSQAWAAAKRPIPRTSQEQWRQLPHIPVQDMRPGDLIIYHSDASHVGMYVGDGSIVHAPRPGRHVTLTGAGTMQILGVVRPDK, encoded by the coding sequence GTGAACCGACGCCACTGTGCCAGCGCCGCGATCACTCTGGTCTGCGCACTGGCCCTGCTGACCGCGCCGGTCCAGGCCATGGCCGCCCCGATCCCCGAGCCCACACCGACCGCCACCGCGCCCGCCGCCACCGGGAAGAGCCTGGAGGAGGTGCGCGACGAGATCGACACCCTCTACCGCAAGGCCGGGGCGGCCACCGACGCGTACAACCTCGCCGAGGAGCAGGCCGAGAAGCAGTCCGGCGAGATCGTCCGGCTGACCAAGGCGATCGCCGACGGCCAGGCGAGGATCGCGGAGCTGAAGGACAAGGCCGGCGCCGTGGCCCGCGAGCAGTACCGCACCGGCGGGCTCCCTCCGGGCGCGCAGCTGGTCCTGAGCGGTGACCCGAACCTCTTCCTGGACGGCGTCAACCAGGCCAGGCAGGGCCAGCAGGCCACCAAGGGCATGCTGACCGAACTGGAGCGCGCACAGGAGGACTTGGAGACGTATACCAAGGACGCGAGCCTCAACTGGGAGAAGATCGAGGCCACTCGCGTCAAGCAGGCCAAGGCGAAGAAGAGCATCGACGCGCAGATCGAGGCGGCGGAGAAGCTCGAATCCCAGCTGGCGAAGGAGGAGCAGGCCAGGCTCCTCCAGTTGGAGAAGGACGCCGCGTCCACGGCGCAGGCCGCCTGGCTCTCCTCCGGCGCCCTCAAGGACATCAACCGCGAGGCGAGCCCCGCCGGGAAGAAGGCGCTGGCCTTCGCGACCGCCCAGATAGGCAAGCCGTACGTCTGGGGAGCCGAAGGCCCCTCTTCGTACGACTGCTCGGGGCTGACCTCACAGGCCTGGGCCGCGGCGAAGAGGCCGATCCCCCGGACGTCCCAGGAGCAGTGGCGGCAGCTGCCGCACATCCCCGTCCAGGACATGCGCCCCGGCGATCTGATCATCTACCACAGCGACGCCAGCCACGTCGGGATGTACGTCGGCGACGGCTCGATCGTGCACGCCCCCCGGCCCGGACGGCACG
- a CDS encoding class I SAM-dependent methyltransferase — translation MHQRPIGTATRGTTNPNRLRRMDRWIAATHGPALRRSDAPVAVDLGYGAAPWTAVELLERLRTAEPRTAVVGIEIDPARVAAAQPYEREGLTFAHGGFEIPVAGRPVLIRAANVLRQYDEGEVAAVWQRLCARLAPDGLLVEGTCDEIGRRHVWVALGPEGPRTVTFATRLGSLERPSDLAERLPKALIHRNVPGEPVHAFLRDLDRAWATASPYASLGARQRWIAAVRAVSVDWPLTDGERRWRQGEITVRWEALRPGG, via the coding sequence ATGCACCAGCGCCCCATCGGCACCGCGACCCGCGGGACCACCAACCCCAACCGGCTGCGCCGCATGGACCGCTGGATCGCCGCCACGCACGGCCCCGCCCTGCGCCGCAGCGACGCCCCCGTCGCGGTCGACCTCGGCTACGGCGCCGCGCCGTGGACCGCCGTCGAGCTGCTGGAGCGGCTGCGCACCGCCGAGCCGCGCACCGCCGTCGTGGGCATCGAGATCGACCCGGCCCGGGTCGCGGCGGCACAGCCGTACGAGCGCGAGGGCCTCACCTTCGCGCACGGCGGCTTCGAGATCCCCGTGGCGGGCCGGCCGGTCCTCATCCGGGCCGCGAACGTGCTGCGCCAGTACGACGAGGGCGAGGTCGCCGCGGTCTGGCAGCGGCTGTGCGCCCGGCTCGCCCCGGACGGCCTGCTGGTCGAGGGCACCTGCGACGAGATCGGCCGCAGGCACGTATGGGTCGCGCTCGGCCCCGAGGGGCCGCGCACGGTGACCTTCGCGACCCGGCTCGGCTCACTGGAACGCCCCTCCGACCTCGCCGAGCGCCTCCCCAAGGCCCTGATCCACCGCAACGTGCCGGGCGAACCGGTCCACGCCTTCCTGCGGGACCTCGACCGGGCCTGGGCCACGGCCTCCCCGTACGCGTCCCTGGGGGCGCGGCAGCGCTGGATCGCGGCGGTCCGTGCGGTCTCCGTCGACTGGCCGCTGACGGACGGCGAACGCCGGTGGCGGCAGGGCGAGATCACGGTGCGCTGGGAGGCCCTGCGCCCGGGCGGGTGA